The sequence below is a genomic window from Myxocyprinus asiaticus isolate MX2 ecotype Aquarium Trade chromosome 9, UBuf_Myxa_2, whole genome shotgun sequence.
acaaaaagcgtatttgcatcaaaatgttggacttgaagtgtacatgtaaccgaattgagcactgtctagtaggctatgtcaaaaaaaggctattaatcaaacaacagtaacaagaaaaccactcactactttttgctgaataacttgagtagctttaaaagtattcatgtaatggaatcaaacagtgacatttttaataataatattttttaataatatatatatatatatatatatatatatatatatatatatatatatatatatatatattttctttttttttttttttataataccgacccctgatgtagagagtgtgttaatttgtataataaattaccaggaaagtagagatgataaaataatgtataattatgcttagcctttatcaagtttttcacCCACACGGCGAAGCCATGGTaagcagagccgtggaaggctcgaggggcgaagccgtggcaggATTCACCCCACACACTCTGATCAGCAATGGCTTCAAATAGAAAAtagtgaatgtaaaaatatttcacttcaAGACTTAACATTTTTATGCAAATCAATTAGAAAGCATAGCTGTTTTAGGAATAATACAATAGCCACAACTTTGACAGCTTGGTGGACTGCTAATAAAATTACAGGCTTCAACCGTACACCCTGTGCAAACACACTAATCTGGAACAACCCTGATTTCTTAATCAACAAATTACCAATAATaggaaattataataataaaaaaggcatcaCTCATTTGCACCACCTCTTTGAAAATAACACAAATCTCTGCTTCCCAGATCTCAAAGAGTTTGATAAAGGAAAAGAGCAGTATTTACATTACAGCCAGTTAAAAAGtgcaataaaagaaaaaatcagTATAACATATAATCCTCTCCACTCCACTTTTAGAAACTTTAAATAAGTTAGCAAATGCACCCAAACTCTTTTCAAAATTATATAAAACTCTGGCATCTCATGATTCATCTATATCACTCCCCATTGATAAATGGGAAAAAGATATTAATATCACAACTAATCCACAGTTTTGGTTCAAAAATGTGCAATTCCAACTTCAAAAtcactaaaaatataaatttgcaaTTAATTCAATACAAGATTATTCACAGAATACATATAACAGAACACAAATTGCACATAATGGGTTTTAACACATCAGACAAATGTACACAGCTCACTCCAGGTAACAGACACTTACATCCATGCATTGTGGTTCTGCCACCCCGTATATCTCTTTTGGAAAAGGACCATCACAAAAAtttctcaaatatttaaaattaatataccACTATGCTCAAGTATTTGTATCCGCTGTGATCTTTCCACTGAATCTACCACTGCTTTACTGATAGCCTTgttcatcacaaaaaaacaaaacaatccttATTAATTGGAAGACAAAAATACAACTCAAAGCATTATTGTGGTTGGACCTTTTCTCTAAATATGTTGATCAAGAATATAATTCATTTCTACAGAAAAACCAAACTGAGAATTTCATCAAGAAATTTTCCTTACTCATAAAAGAATTCAACTTGCCGGTGAGCTGATACTTGCTCTcactttctcttttcttcttcCGTGTGTATAGGCGTTATAATAATGAagtatatgtaaatgtattttcttttttttgtttttctcccccTACGGGTAGtatcatttaaatgtatgttatattacattacaagGCTGGTAAGGGTGGCAGGGCCAAGGTGGAGCCGGAGATCAAAgaagccagagcagatcagacagaaggccgggagaccaaggagaccagagcagctcaggcggacggccaagagaccaaggagaccagagcagatcaggcggacggccaggagaccaaggagaccagggcagatcaggcggatggccaggagaccaaggagaccagagcagatcaggcggacagccaggagacccaggagaccagagcagatcaggcggatggccaggagacacagaagaccagagcagatcaggcagacggccaggagacccagaagaccagagcagatcaggcagacggccaggagacccagaagtccagagcagatcaggcggatggccaggggacccaggagaccacctcagagcagggactggatcaggaggcctagtTGGTGGCCATAGGGCTGAAAcatggtcaggaggcctgggtggcgaCCACAGGGTCAAGATAGggttaggaggcctgggaggcagccacacactagagactggagccgtggaagactctgagggtggagccatggaaggcggagccgtaggaggctcgaggggcgaagccgtggtaagcggagccatggaaggcttgaggggcgaagctgTGGCAGGTGGAGCAGttggaggctcgaggggtgaagtcGTGGCAggaggagccgtgggaggctcgaggagcaAAGCTATGGCAGGCGGAGCCGttggaggctcgaggggtgaagtcgtggcaggcagagccatgggaggctcgaggagcgAGGCCATggcaggcagagccatggcaggctcgaggggcgaagttgtggaaggtggagctgtgagaggcttgaGACAAacagtcctggatgactgggaaacgacctccgtgggggGAGCATGTGCCTTGGATCGCCGCCATGCACGGTGGCAGGCTTGAGggtgaagtcgtggaaggcagagctatgggaggcttgagacaaagagtcctggatgactgggaaacaacctccgtggggGGAGCGTGTGCCCTGGATCGCCGCCATGCACGGTAGCATGGAGCTATTAGTAAATACAGAATTGTCCAAAATTTCCTTCATATTCCACAtcacataaatatacatacacaccCCTTGTCTACTGCAAAGCCAATATGTACATAGTTTTTCCCCTCCCCCTTATTATAACATCTCTACACATATTAATATTAGTATacatatattaaaatacatatacaaaAGTTAATTTGCTAAAGTTGTACCATATGCCCACCATTTATTTGTTCAACaggtttcttaaaataaatatatacatatatatattaatctttaTTCACTGTTACTCTTTTACCTTTTCCCCCTTATCTTTTGAAACTATATTTATTTGCTGCACATACATTGCCGTATTTTACTTACATTTGTTCGTTACTTAtgtattctctttttttcttcttttccctCAATACGTTTGTAATTTTCTTCACTGTAGCAAATTTCTTGTTTGTCTCTCTGTatgtataaatgcaataaaaaaatttttttaaataaaaaactttgtggaaccattagaacttcctaaacttaCGGCTGAGCAAaagaattctcttgattctgagataaacttggaggagcttggcgaggtaattaaggccttgcctaatttatgctacagaattagttccacttttgctagaagattatacggaatcattaaagaatggaaagcttccgccaaccatgacacaagcccggatcagtctgattcttaaaaaggacaaagatccaagcgagtgttagAGTTACCATCCAGTTTCTCTGattcagctagacgttaaaatattgtcaaaacatttggctaactgattaagtaaagttatgaaacctcttatacatatagatcaggtgggatttgttcagggccgtaactcttctgataacattaggtgtttcatcaatatcatgtggtcagtggcgaatgatcagactctggtcactgccatctcacttgatgccgaaaaggcatttgatatggtagaataggattatctttttaagattttggaaatgtacaggttcgggaatacttttattagttggattaagttatttattgacacccggtagcggcggtacaaacaaatggattcatttcagattattttactatggataggggcacctgtcagggttgccctctttccccattactgttatgtcttgccctggaaccattagcagccgcgataagaaaggaggatgattttccaggggtggtggcgggaggtgtggcgcataagcttttgctttacgcagatgatattttattattcgtcttcggccctactagatctatgccttgcctctacagaattattaattccttttctaagttctcgggatgcagagttaattggtctaaatccgaagctttggctctgacagtgtactgcttGGTACCGGCTTTTCAGCCggatgccttccagtggcccaaacagggcattaagtagttgggtattttattcccagcgaTTAATAAATTTTTAATTAAGAGTTAATttggaccctttaataaaaaggtttttgaacgatgtgggcagatgggcttcattacatttatctatgattgggaaggttaatgttattaaaattaattgtattccaaaattcaactacctgctacagtctctccctatagatgtcccccgctcctatttcaagcagtttgatagcatagtgaagtccttcatttggaatggtaaatgtcccagattacatttcattaggttgcataggccgattgacaaaggtgggctaggcctgcccatgattttgttttattattatgcatttggtctcagacatttggctcattggtcacttccacctgagagagcccctccctggttttgtattgaaaaggaagttcttgcccctatttcaccattgcaaagcctttctatcaaactaattggagaagttaagttacaccctattatctcacatttgcaatcGTTAtgggcaaaagtgtccagagtgtttaattctgacatttatttaaatgttgcctcgaacatatggctgaacacaaaattatgtattaataaatcccctttctgctggtcagagtggattgtgagggaggttaatacacccggtggcctatatgagagtggagtgttgagatcctttgatcctttgatttggttcaacattttgggattcccagatcttagttctttaggtatttacagctgcactatctgctctgtattatttttgggagtagcatacacccccctaaagtggcagatactctgggagtggtgattgctgcttttggaaaaggtcatgaggcatcagtgtattactccctgctaattcagagtctgggggacggagcttcatcttctctcaagagaatataggagaaagatttatacttggtattggaggagggaatgtgggctaggattctaaaaaacgtcaagtctgcatctagagatgcaaaggtgttccttatgcaattcaagattttacattgattctgttggaccccctctatattgtatagacttggtcttaaagacacacccacctgctcgCGATGCCAATCAAAAgatggagacacagcccatgttttttggtggtgtgttaagatccaagaattctggttgaaggttcagagttttatgtgtgacgtattgggcactcaaatttcattttgccccagacacataaaaaaattgggtcctaaccagtgttatgattggcagacaggttattttaaggggatggaagtcagctggagcgccctcatttcaagagtggtgcacggagatagggtgggtggcggctttcgaggaagtgtTATGTGGAAGGCTGGGGAActtggattcatttgatgggaaatggggcagctatttggcgttcttggagggatctcagggaggggcagtggagaaatgtgtgtgattaatatatatatatatatatatatatatatatatatatatatatatatatatatatatatattattttttgtgtgtatactcatgtgtgaccgcagggatatttgttgagggtcagggtggggttggggattgggaggggtaatagtgggggttaaatgttgattctgtgaatatatgttttgcttttctttgctaATTGTATacatcaataaaaactgttaatcagaaaattatgacagaatattcattgtcgtaagtttgtgcacgaagacaCTCAAAATTGGAACAAGTGGTTCGAGCTCCTATTATTTACAGTTCGAGAGGTTCCGCAAGCCTTCACGGGGTTCTCcctatttgaattattgtatgggcatcGACCATGCGGCGTGCTTGAagtcctatgggaaaattgggaggagggaccatcaaacagcaaaaatgaaattcaataatttcttgacctgagagcgaaactccacacactggggcaattaacacaggagaatttgctccaggctcaagaatgtcaaagccgGTTGTATAATAAGggtactcggctatgggaatttgcaccgggagataaagtccttgtattactccccacattgagctctaaatttCTCGGCAATTTAGTGGCCAAGTTGCAAAGGCCCTTTGACATCACACGGTGAGTTTGGGaaattgattatgaggttaaatgaatggATAGAGGCGGAGAACGTTAGATTTACCACTtcaatctcctaaaaccgtggagagaggtggtccccatgACTTTGGCGGCGGTGGTCCCGGAGAGGGAGGAGTTCGGACCGgagtgaacttaaaagccaccgatcgagtaaccatggtcacttgcggagaccacctctcactgtcacaaGTCAGtgaggttgcaaggagaattctccaacatgttctcgcctcttcccggtcatacgaatctcatagaacaccacattgaaacgactccaggggtagtgatacgcagtcgtccctaccggttacccgagcacaaaaaaaagttgTTGTGAAGAATTAAAGGACATgttagatatgggggtaatagaagaatcccacagtgaatgGGCCAGCCCGATGGTGATGTTTCTGAAGAGTGATGGCTCGGCCcggttttgtgtggattatagaaaagtcagtgCGGTGTCTATATTTGATGCGTACCCGATGCCTTGGACTGATGAACTACTCGATTGGTTAGGCGTGGCTCACTGaactcccatgtcccatgaaaaaactgcatttttcacaccgtttggcttacaccaaatTGTCACCCTTCttttcggtttgttcggggcccggctacatttcagcggctcatggatagaatcctcagaccgcacgccgCTTACGCTGCTGTCTATCTGGAAgacatcattatttatagtaaCGATTGACAGCTGCACCTGTAGCATCTAAGGGCTGTTCTGAAGTtgttgagatgggcgggactcacggcaaaccctaagaagtgtgcagttggacgggtggaagtatggtatctgggcttccacttgagTCATGGACAGGtgcgaccccaaattgataagaccacagtgATTGCAGCCTTCTCGAGACCTAAGACctaaaaggaggtgagacagttcctggggctgactggctattatcgtaggttttcGCCTATTTATTCgtccgtcaccagcccgctgattgatcttactaaaaagggggcaccaggtccagtccagtggacggagctgtgtcagcaggcattcacgcaagttaaagctgcactttgcagcaggccgttattgcactctcctgacttccttctcccttttatcttgcagacggacgcattggacagggggttgggagtggtattgtcccagatggtggagctggtatctagctctccaacCATTTTAAGTTCAAGGTAGTCCAAAGGCCGGGGGTGAAAATGGCTGTTgcagatttcctctccaggaatgggggggggggggggggctaagttacaggccggatggctccctggggTATGTGGTGATAGGGGTGTGGCTGAGCGACGTCTGTTGAAAGGGAGACAGAGTGAGTGagtacggtaaggattgacacctgtgagaAATCACCtcaaacagctgttttgtgtttgcagtgagagcggagagggattTAAAAGGGTAGTCCAGACcgctgggggtgggggtgggaggGACAAGAAgctgtgtgtttgagtgtttgctgAAAAACAACAAGTTATTGGGAAAATAAAATGACTTAAGTTGGATTGTTAtacggctcccgcttcctcctggAGAGAGTTAAGAACCTTGCCACAAGTGTTTTGTTTCTATCAGCATTAAAGctaggtgatgttgtctaatagactatagtatatagcatgcattaagcttccccATGGAAGGCTTGCGTGTATCATGTGCTACATGGCTTAATTCAGTGTTACCTTGCTTCAGTAAAATGTACTaacaaagagtgagtaaaatGTACTTGAAACAGAGTTCTTAAAGAGATTTAATCAAAATCTGACTTTTATGGCCATTGTCCATGTTTTCAGACCTTCTGTATGTCAGTGTATGCAAGTTCACGAAATGAATCTGTATTTATTAGCAAATATATGCATTtagtaaataaaaacaacacaatTGTAATGACCActcttaaaaaaagataaatatttacatttaataatcaagcagacacttttatccaaagtgaattaCAAATGAGGACAAGCACAAGTATATCATTTAGGAGCCAACAATATTAGCTGGAAAAGTAAACAAATATAGGGTTTCCTTTTTCAAGAGGAAGTGTCTATATTTATGGATCAATTAAGTGCCCAAGAATGAGGTGTGTCTTCAGCTAATATTTGAAGGTTGTTGTGTGAAGCTTGTGGTGAGAAACTTTAGAGAGTTGAGTTTAGAAGCTTTTGACATTTTACGGATTCTGCAAGGGGTGAACTGTAACTCCATGGAGTGCTTTGAAATGTACAATTAATTTTCTGTTGAGTGTTAGCTATTATTTATAAGTGTAGGCAGATGTGGACTTTGAATCTGGGTATGTAAAGAAATCAAAGAGCATCATAAATAAGCCTCTATTGTTTCATTGTGATGTTCTCTGTTTTGTTCTTCTGCTTTCACAAGAGGCCAGTGTCAACTATTTTAATTACACAAAGTCAGAGCTGTGGCACATTGTGTAGTGCACATGCTCGAGACACATATTGGAAAGGCAGGTTTGAATTCAGCCACTATCATGTTCCAATCCCATTCAGACTGATCACAgtgtgaatttggcaacattaGGTGGAAGGTTTTGCTGcttaaatcagtctgtgcttaccgaaatgggAATCTCTGCAGTGtctaaagctggaagtgttgtcgaAAATATACACACATGTGAGCGCCcatttccgggtgaaatgtcaacagggtggtgccaaaagccagcaagttgtatttttagttttaaattatttaatagatTCACCAgagatgcatattttattaactaccccctaacccaaaccccaaccttaaacctaaccgtcagtggtgTAAAATTGCCATTTTATTTGAAGCGTGTagcgtcagcagtgtgggagacttGGGATCGAATCCCACATTGAAATCAAGaggtaatcatgttcacataatcagCACCccctaacattaaatttttacccCACTGATGGTAATGTTTAGTTTTGAGGTTTGGGTTGAggtgtacagtttataaaatatgcattcctcttcattatactacatcctgtacagctgaaaacaacttgttacaactcacttttgacgcccctctgtggacatttcacctggaatttggagctcacatgtgcccatacacccaacaacacttactgctttggccactgggggcagtgtttcgcattttgaGCGATTTTAACTATAGGAAAGGTCATTCTAATGTTTCcaattttactgtgagatcagtctggtctcTAAAGTTGCATCAGtagtgctagagggaaatgtgttcacgcttgaattaatgcaaaaatgtctgatgggagatgatgcgtgtcagtaatttggctgaatggggttgatttcagggtacatgagcTTTCGGAAGAAGCATGTCAATTTCCAGTGTGGTCATATTGCCTTATTTCCCCTCTCTCCCTCTACTTTCCTGTTTAAGCTATATACACTATAAATTATAGGAAGTtcacccccaaataaaaaaataaaaaaatatgtcattatttactcataacttaaatttcggtctgttcctcacacaaagctatagttagtatatcttcagaagacttggaatatggcgcATGTGTGGTAATGACTTTTTAtagtggttttttttttacttttttttttaagctggcATAtgttgtggtcactatgaactgttgttatatggaaaagagctgtgtaaagattcttaaaaatgtcttctattgtgttccacagaaaaagaaaaaacagcatatggATTGAGAACTaataaattatggcagaattgtaatttttgggtgaactatttctttgcaagcacataaacatttacaattttataaataaaaaaaaaaaaaaaacagaccttgttgaataaaacagaatgggcttaaaaagttattttattgccatatttaaaagttttaaagaaGTCTTAAACAAGTTGATGTCTTAAAGCATAAGCAATTCACAAGACACAATAGTACACACAGTATTACAGTAAGCAAGAGAATGGTTTAATAGCTTTTATCtcacaaaaatattcatttattccaGTATGTATTGAAAATCAATAGTGGATACAGTAAgtggacaaaaatggcaaatggAAATGTACTCTGGATGGTCCCAGTGAACAACTAGCTGGCTTATTGTATTTGTGTGGTACTATAAGAAAATAGGTCAAAGTTCTCTCTAGGTCTCTGATCTCAGTTTAGTTTGGGGAGAAGCCTTTGAGAGACAAGCTTTTTAAGCTGGGCCACTTCTTCTGTCAAAGAACTAAGCTGGGATCTAATAGCATCATTTTCCATTGAGCAATGTCTCTGAATTGCAGGGTAATTATGATGTGGTGTTGAACCTGTCGGTGGCATTGTGTGTGGTTGTGGCCTCCATAAACCCTCTGTCCGCCCAGCTGTAGATTGTTCTCTAACTTGTGAGGAGTGGTGTAGGCCTACCATTGTTGAAGAGAGACTCTTTTCCATCTCCACTGGAAGAAAAACCTCACCTTCCGTTCCACCTGGCGTCTTAAAGCGCAATTTATGAGGAAGGCCTTTCATGCTGTTCTCTTGCCACACTGACACTAACTTCTCCCTATCTGATGAATTTGTATCAACTGGAGTGATATAGGGACTTAGTTTACATTCTGTCTCCTCTCCACCTCTGTAAGGATATCCCCTAAGAGGTTCTCCAACAGCATCATCAGAAAACTCTGGGCTCCCAATGCTTGACCCCCCAGAGATGGAAAACCCAGAGTCTTCTGACACATTGACCCTGTCTCGAATGCTTTGCACCCCATCTGAACCACCATGATGTGAGTCCGTCAGTGAGTGTCGATGAgtgagttgtgagtttgaattgGGGCAGTAGTAGCGTGTTGCTGGAAATGGTTGGGTGCATGAACCAGATGACCGGGTCGGTGTGAGTGAATCTGTGGGGTCTTTAATCAAACCAAATTGGAACTTAAGTGCCAATAACTCAGCTTTCAGGTGTGCATTGTCCTCAAGAAGAGCCAAAACTTTGTTCTCTACCACGATGTCATTAAACCTCCGTTTTTCACGCGAACGCCTGGCAGCTTCATTGTTCTTTTTGCGTTTGTCCCAGTAACCTTCATCTTTTTTCTCAGTTGTGATGAACTCACGCTTGTGACGCAGCGTATTACTGACATCAGTCTCAGAACATTCTTTGCGTCTCAAACCTCTGGGATGGATGAGAAAAGAGCGTGCTAGCATGTTGCTGGACGTCAAAATGGACATGGTTTCTTCTGTGAAGGATGTAGCTCCATCCTGACTGACTGGATCAGGTATCTCTTCAGGGTACGTTACATTGTGTTCTGCCAGCATGATGCTTTTGCCCCTTACGCCGTGGTGATTTACAAAGAGTCTGGGACCTGATGAATGATAACACAGTCACAGTGCTTTGCTTGTTAATTTTGGCGCTGAAAAACGTTCTGTGCCGTCCTGAAGACCTTTAGCTCCTCCTAGTGGTTGAAAGCAAACAAATAATTGAGGTGTTTATGAACGCTCATACATTACATAACcctgtattattaatatttatgcaatatggccactttttaaaataaatgtatattgtaattacacaagtaTGAAACCTAATGATAAAAAACAAGCTTTAATcataaaaatggaaaaacatAGGGAACAATTAAAATGATGCAGTTTTTGAATGTTGTGGTTTAAATACTAATTTTATCTCATGATAAAGAAGTAGtcctatataaataaacaaatagggacctcttaatatatatatatatgtatggggATGACACATGGTTTGGACTGAATCGACTAATCTGAAATATATAAAAGATTTAGGTTAAAGTAATTCCCTTATTAAGCTATTTCAGTATGGTGCCAGTCCTTAATAACTGTTGCGAAATCAAAATGCAGTCACAAATcgattataattttttatgttactCTTTCATCCTTGATGATCTGAAAGTCTGATATTATTGGCAAAGTCCTAAGAACAGATAGTCTAGAGATCTATTGTGGACATTCTGTCAATCACAGCCCTGTCAAAAATGACCTAATTCCTGTTAGAAAGagagttttaagaatttattatttgCTTACCTTCAGTAAAAAGCttaattgtacattttaaaatcaccCACGGCAACTGTTGTAGGTCAGATGAAAATCTTATTGCGATAGGCTATAATAATCATTGCATTATAAAAAAGCACTGCTGCCGTCCTTCTCCGTCTCATCAGCAAACAGGTCTATTCTCATCTAGAGACCGTCGCTCATATTTCTCTCTTCCTCTGTAAGGTTCAGTTTGCGTCAGCTCACCCGCGTTGAACTCTGCGTCATACAGCCCAACCTGCGACTCTAATAACAGAGCCGTGCTATTAGACGCCATTGCACAACAGCTATTCATCATACTACATTTTGTCTTCGTTTCAAAAGATTATAGCGCATTGTAAAGGGCAGCAATATGCAAATGCTTAGCAGCGTTCTCAGTACAGTAATCTTAGGACACACATTTGTGCTAATTTTATAGTGCAAACAAAGCAGTTACATCAGTAAATACTGAGTATTGCAATGCAAATGAACAGCATATACTTGATagcccatttatatatatatatatcttcattGATTTttgaaaagacaacaataatagagCAAATAAGTATACAAGaattaatagaaaataataatttaattaaaataaagtggcTACAATAAATATATGAATACT
It includes:
- the LOC127446645 gene encoding nuclear factor interleukin-3-regulated protein-like, coding for MLAEHNVTYPEEIPDPVSQDGATSFTEETMSILTSSNMLARSFLIHPRGLRRKECSETDVSNTLRHKREFITTEKKDEGYWDKRKKNNEAARRSREKRRFNDIVVENKVLALLEDNAHLKAELLALKFQFGLIKDPTDSLTPTRSSGSCTQPFPATRYYCPNSNSQLTHRHSLTDSHHGGSDGVQSIRDRVNVSEDSGFSISGGSSIGSPEFSDDAVGEPLRGYPYRGGEETECKLSPYITPVDTNSSDREKLVSVWQENSMKGLPHKLRFKTPGGTEGEVFLPVEMEKSLSSTMVGLHHSSQVREQSTAGRTEGLWRPQPHTMPPTGSTPHHNYPAIQRHCSMENDAIRSQLSSLTEEVAQLKKLVSQRLLPKLN